In Anopheles gambiae chromosome 2, idAnoGambNW_F1_1, whole genome shotgun sequence, a single window of DNA contains:
- the LOC4577423 gene encoding box A-binding factor isoform X10: protein MIDAEPSFGAIVGAYKSPVLVSPQAGAQQHPQEQQPQQQGIDNGGKQAADDSEPPDTGIIGPGARPVSERASPGASRAESDSADHRAREADDREATVPDASATHDTLTGGGTAEAGATSAASGNTPSVITSCSKVLLGTDTVKGPAYGAEQPLQEQEASPGSSSPPRFSTLQTVINSSSSSVGGYPAAYQHHWPCDLTYKPVDHRPVSSPSSEPSAGELTRHPTPSRGAYIGEPDVASSPSQGHLAVVSHLNPLVCSTADPSLLGGMRGNLLSMYSSYASPLGGGPHHQHDHLDEATALHHHVQAQDAHLRGDDEMSAIHHHLHQQHHQQQQQQHHAQHHHHHHDVVAQQHSIDDMIADTLKDEQCGMVDSYLTPTLVSDHHHHLGDSPTHHNVQQHHHHHQQQQHLSQHHLQQHGMHESKEYASMYHNNNDKSVINYNHAATIAAAHHQQQQQSDHHQQNTHTHTSSGGDSRSPEYSHAHDEYDGGLQSFTQLINVPRASDTAASMYHHRHPMSAESDAGTAAGATPNGGQTPTTTNTATSSPGPADHLVQLGGTGPQAGGPGAVLLHSVENGTGAQEPGTVTGTDGSISLYDTLHTSVLAGGPSYGRCSFPSMQYFNGNPTDHLWSSGVSGLENDYMKGSLPAFQRIVSGTNTSRTNPYSAVSTSYAQQQNDTWSQHYDTGSIAYSVATSSTTPVTVNRRAAVAAAAAAAAVATTTTTHFPAAASLTALAAEQGGDLYKNNYTFSNLTTRTTEEKQSRRMSSARRVGLQCSNCNTTNTSLWRRNQVGEPVCNACGLYYKLHNVNRPLAMKKDNIQSRKRKPKGSKNSDGNGKSNASNASANRQTNSSSSSLAETPKKTDGLKLMNIAENSSFDKLLPSSPSSEGSNQSPAHHNHMSPICYTQQVPSPITSTSSSGAIVSNSKYNNQQPKATNAFLLQSPTPMNMFVGSPTGGIGSGQHHHHQHHQSTAAAATGALSPVSYSMAGVGHGNNNGSIVSSKYQQSPPQSPEDMLYYDMLPADVNGSVDQHSLGTIVKMEPMGGNHYASYQQALHHEGHMVGTLGHGQHAPGAHNHSRSPSVADEESEQAHGQQEMIESKHNINRPTVVSMTR from the exons AGCCGAGTTTTGGTGCGATCGTGGGTGCGTACAAGTCGCCAGTTCTAGTGTCCCCGCAAGCTGGTGCGCAACAACACCCGCAGGAGCAACAGCCACAGCAGCAAGGCATCGATAACGGAGGTAAACAGGCGGCGGACGATAGCGAACCACCGGACACTGGCATTATCGGGCCCGGTGCGCGCCCAGTATCGGAACGAGCATCTCCGGGCGCGTCGCGTGCGGAAAGTGATAGTGCGGACCATCGGGCACGTGAAGCGGACGATCGGGAAGCGACGGTGCCGGACGCGAGTGCGACACACGacacgttgaccggtggcggAACGGCGGAAGCTGGTGCGACGAGTGCGGCGAGCGGTAACACACCCTCGGTGATAACGTCCTGCTCGAAGGTGCTGCTCGGCACGGACACGGTAAAGGGGCCGGCGTACGGTGCGGAACAGCCGCTGCAGGAGCAGGAAGCGAGCCCGGGCTCCAGCTCACCGCCCCGCTTCTCCACCCTGCAAACcgtcatcaacagcagcagcagcagtgttggCGGCTATCCGGCGGCGTACCAACACCACTGGCCGTGCGATTTAACCTACAAACCGGTGGACCATCGGCCCGTGTCGTCCCCCTCGAGCGAACCGTCCGCAGGGGAGCTTACCCGTCACCCAACGCCATCGCGCGGCGCCTACATCGGCGAACCGGACGTGGCCTCCTCGCCCTCCCAGGGTCATCTGGCCGTGGTGAGCCACCTGAATCCGCTGGTCTGCTCGACGGCGGACCCATCCCTGCTAGGCGGAATGCGCGGCAACCTGCTCTCGATGTACTCTTCGTATGCGTCTCCGCTGGGCGGTGGCCCTCACCACCAGCACGACCACCTGGACGAGGCCACGGCTCTGCACCATCACGTACAGGCGCAGGATGCGCATCTGCGAGGGGACGACGAAATGTCGGCAATACATCACCATCTGCACCAGcaacatcaccagcagcagcagcagcagcatcacgcacagcatcatcaccatcatcatgatgTGGTTGCCCAGCAGCACAGCATCGACGACATGATTGCCGACACGCTCAAAGACGAACAGTGCGGCATGGTCGACAGCTACCTTACCCCCACGCTGGTGAgcgatcatcaccatcatctcgGTGACTCGCCCACCCATCATAacgtgcagcagcatcatcaccatcaccagcagcagcagcatctgtCGCAACAtcacctgcagcagcacggcaTGCACGAATCGAAGGAGTACGCCAGCATgtaccacaacaacaacgacaagaGCGTGATCAACTACAATCATGCGGCCACGATCGCGGCAGcgcatcaccagcagcagcagcagtccgaCCATCACCAGCAAAACACTCACACCCATACCAGCAGCGGTGGCGATTCGCGCAGTCCCGAGTATTCGCACGCGCACGACGAGTACGACGGTGGGCTGCAGAGCTTCACTCAGTTGATAAATGTGCCTCGAGCGAGCGATACGGCAGCGTCGAtgtaccaccaccgccacccgaTGTCAGCGGAGAGTGATGCCGGTACGGCCGCTGGCGCCACGCCGAACGGTGGCCAAACGccgaccaccaccaacaccgccACCTCGTCGCCCGGTCCGGCCGATCATCTGGTGCAGCTCGGTGGGACAGGCCCGCAGGCGGGAGGCCCCGGTGCCGTGCTGCTACATTCGGTCGAAAATGGTACGGGAGCCCAGGAGCCGGGCACGGTTACCGGCACCGATGGCAGCATCTCCCTGTACGACACGCTGCATACGAGCGTTCTGGCGGGCGG CCCTTCGTACGGTCGCTGTTCGTTCCCGAGCATGCAGTACTTCAACGGCAACCCGACCGATCATCTCTGGTCGAGCGGCGTATCCGGTCTGGAGAACGATTACATGAAAGGTTCCCTGCCCGCGTTCCAGCGGATCGTTTCCGGTACCAACACGTCCCGCACCAATCCGTACAGTGCCGTCTCGACGTCGTACGCCCAGCAGCAG AATGACACATGGTCGCAGCACTACGATACGGGCAGCATCGCGTACAGTGTGGCCACCTCCAGCACGACCCCGGTGACGGTGAACAGgcgggcggcggtggcagcagcgGCCGCAGCGGCAGCCgtggccaccaccaccaccacgcactTCCCAGCGGCCGCCTCCCTGACAGCAC TGGCCGCAGAACAGGGCGGGGATCTCTATAAGAACAACTATACCTTCAGTAACTTGACCACTCGCACCACCGAGGAGAAGCAAAGTCGACGGATG AGCTCGGCAAGACGTGTAGGACTGCAATGCTCTAACTGCAACACAACCAACACTTCGCTGTGGCGCCGCAATCAAGTCGGTGAACCAGTCTGCAATGCGTGTGGACTGTACTACAAACTGCACAACGTGAACCGTCCACTGGCGATGAAAAAAGATAACATACAG TCTCGTAAGCGCAAAccaaagggaagcaaaaataGCGATGGTAACGGCAAGAGTAACGCTAGTAACGCTTCGGCTAACCGTCAGACCAATTCGAGCAGTAGCAGCCTAGCCGAGACACCGAAGAAAACAGATG GCCTCAAGTTGATGAACATTGCGGAAAACTCCTCCTTCGACAAGCTGCTGCCATCGTCACCGTCAAGCGAGGGCAGCAATCAGTCGCCCGCGCACCATAACCATATGTCCCCGATCTGCTACACGCAGCAGGTCCCCTCGCCAATCACCAGCACTTCCTCGAGCGGCGCAATCGTCAGCAACAGCAAATATAACAACCAGCAACCCAAAGCCACCAATGCCTTTTTGCTACAGTCGCCCACACCGATGAACATGTTCGTCGGCAGTCCCACGGGCGGTATCGGGTCGGGtcagcatcaccaccatcagcatcatcaatcCACGGCTGCCGCTGCCACCGGGGCACTGAGCCCGGTGAGCTACAGTATGGCGGGCGTTGGGCATGGAAACAATAACGGATCGATCGTTAGCTCCAAGTATCAGCAAAGCCCACCGCAATCGCCCGAGGACATGCTGTACTACGATATGCTGCCGGCCGATGTGAACGGTAGCGTCGATCAGCACTCGCTGGGCACGATTGTAAAGATGGAACCGATGGGTGGAAATCACTACGCCAGCTACCAGCAGGCACTGCACCACGAGGGTCACATGGTTGGAACGCTTGGCCACGGTCAGCACGCACCGGGAGCGCACAATCACAGCCGCAGTCCTTCGGTCGCGGATGAGGAGAGTGAACAGGCTCACGGGCAGCAGGAGATGATCGAGAGCAAGCACAACATCAACCGCCCGACCGTGGTATCGATGACGCGATAA